A DNA window from Pungitius pungitius chromosome 1, fPunPun2.1, whole genome shotgun sequence contains the following coding sequences:
- the b4gat1 gene encoding beta-1,4-glucuronyltransferase 1 produces the protein MHLSKKCSVFKVVLSALLIVALLQLIYLSFLSTFHGKQQRYRYSELFGVRKNGHPEKNSRKERLRYSLSTGGIFDHSGQYRVYKNLVKSDFTTNLKPGTDAGSNVLALATHTTINNLHHLESLVERWHNPLAVAIFAHGEDVKFATALVYALSFFCPQIQSLVDFHLVCLSGEMASFPEQDREHFAGLEDCASVFSRLETHRDKHKNYAIGGNVSYPNNLLRNVARGGTQASYVLVIDMDMMPSADLHQQFLAMILSGGPPGDEVFVLPAFEIRHARKMPANKAELVQLYQVGEVRPFYEELCPRCQAPTNYSRWVNSHVSEAGPLATAYTLTWTDPWEPFYIGPRAAPPYDENFKQYGFNRISQACELHVAGYRFSVLSSAFVVHRGFKIQGEFHARKDEENKRNRLLFRSFKEGLKAKYPSSSRRC, from the exons ATGCATCTCTCCAAGAAATGCTCCGTCTTCAAAGTGGTGCTGAGTGCTCTGCTGATCGTGGCGCTCCTGCAGCTGATCTACCTGTCCTTCTTGTCCACGTTTCACGGTAAGCAGCAGCGGTACCGATACTCGGAGCTCTTCGGGGTCAGGAAGAATGGGCACCCGGAGAAAAACTCCCGGAAGGAGCGTCTGAGGTACTCGCTGTCCACCGGCGGGATCTTCGACCACAGCGGCCAGTACCGGGTGTACAAGAACCTGGTCAAAAGCGACTTCACCACAAACCTCAAGCCGGGAACCGATGCCGGGTCCAACGTCCTGGCTCTCGCCACGCACACGACCATCAACAACCTGCATCACCTGGAATCCCTCGTGGAGAGGTGGCACAACCCTCTGGCCGTGGCCATATTCGCCCACGGGGAAGATGTCAAGTTCGCCACGGCGCTGGTCTATGCCCTCAGCTTCTTCTGCCCTCAGATCCAATCCCTGGTGGACTTCCACCTGGTCTGCCTCTCCGGAGAGATGGCCAGTTTCCCGGAGCAGGACCGCGAGCACTTTGCGGGTCTCGAGGACTGCGCCTCCGTGTTCTCCAGACTGGAGACGCACAGGGACAAGCACAAGAACTACGCCATCGGCGGCAACGTCTCCTACCCCAACAACCTCCTGCGCAACGTGGCCCGGGGCGGCACGCAGGCCTCCTACGTCCTGGTCATCGACATGGACATGATGCCCAGCgccgacctgcaccagcagtTCCTGGCCATGATCCTGAGCGGCGGGCCGCCGGGCGACGAGGTGTTCGTGCTGCCCGCCTTTGAGATCCGCCACGCCCGCAAGATGCCCGCCAACAAGGCCGAGCTGGTGCAGCTCTACCAGGTGGGCGAGGTCCGGCCCTTCTACGAGGAGCTGTGCCCCCGCTGCCAGGCGCCCACCAACTACTCGCGGTGGGTCAACAGCCACGTCAGCGAGGCGGGCCCGCTGGCGACCGCCTACACGCTCACCTGGACGGACCCCTGGGAGCCCTTCTACATCGGGCCCCGCGCCGCGCCGCCCTACGACGAGAACTTCAAGCAGTACGGCTTCAACCGCATCAGCCAG GCCTGCGAGCTCCACGTGGCCGGGTACAGGTTCTCTGTGCTGAGCTCGGCCTTCGTGGTGCACCGAGGCTTCAAGATCCAAGGGGAGTTCCACGCCAGGAAGGACGAGGAGAACAAACGCAACCGCCTGCTGTTCCGCAGCTTCAAGGAGGGCCTGAAGGCCAAATACCCGTCCTCCAGCCGCCGGTGCTGA
- the pfdn2 gene encoding prefoldin subunit 2 has protein sequence MAASSSSTGSKPSGSAGGKPSGISAEQVVATFQRMRQEQRGMASKSAELEMDINEHSLVIDTLREVDPSRKCFRLVGGVLVERTVKEVLPALETNKEQITKLMDTINTRMQTKGRELTEYRERYNIRLMGEGEGEAQGPSAGSSRDSEGGGSKGGAGVLVS, from the exons ATGGCAGCCAGCAGTAGCAGCACGGGCAGCAAACCCAGCGGCAGCGCCGGCGGAAAACCGTCCGGCATTTCAGCCGAACAG GTGGTGGCGACATTTCAGAGGATGCGTCAGGAGCAGCGCGGCATGGCCTCTAAATCTGCAGAGCTGGAGATGGACATCAACGAGCACAG CTTAGTGATTGACACCCTGAGGGAAGTGGACCCTTCGAGGAAATGCTTTCGTCTAGTAGGAGGAGTGTTGGTGGAGAGGACGGTGAAGGAAGTTCTACCAGCTCTGGAAACCAACAAAGAACAG atCACCAAACTAATGGACACCATCAACACGCGGATGCAGACGAAAGGACGGGAGCTGACGGAGTACAGGGAGCGCTACAACATCCGGCTGATGGGCGAGGGCGAAGGAGAGGCTCAAGGCCCGTCGGCGGGGTCTTCCAGGGACAGCGAGGGGGGCGGGTCTAAAGGCGGAGCCGGCGTTTTAGTGTCGTAG
- the nit1 gene encoding deaminated glutathione amidase, which produces MLCLKTEEEEEEAAQLILPDSHRNGPINSETEAKRDVTCGLSLLDQMFTVRCIWGISAKKLTPLPVWRPQIKPQSRMSSSARPVAAVCQLTVTQDKEANFSACERLVEEAKERGARMVFLPENFDYIGSSPEETLSLCESLTGETISRYTRLARKSDVWLSLGGFHERGHDWESDRRIYNTHLIINNKGDVVSVYRKSHLFDVELPEKGVSLKESAFTIPGPCLVPPVQTPIGKVGLATCYDLRFPELSLALRRRGAEVLTYPSAFTVATGAAHWEVLLRARAIENQCFVLAAAQVGRHGERRRSYGHALAVDPWGEVLADCGGEGPGVALVEIDPEKVGSTRRNMPVQRHRRDSGFYRGLQEA; this is translated from the exons ATGCTCTGcttaaaaacagaagaagaagaagaagaagccgctcAGCTGATTCTTCCTGATTCACACAGAAATGGACCAATCAATAGTGAAACCGAGGCCAAACGGGACGTGACGTGCGGTTTGTCTCTCCTGGACCAAATGTTCACGGTCAGGTGCATTTGGGGAATTTCTGCAAAAAAATTGACTCCTCTTCCAGTTTGGAGACCACAGATCAAGCCACAGAGCAG gatGTCCTCCTCGGCTCGCCCGGTGGCCGCGGTGTGTCAGCTGACAGTCACCCAGGACAAAGAGGCCAACTTCTCCGCCTGCGAGCGGCTGGTGGAGGAGGCCAAGGAGCGGGGCGCCCGCATGGTCTTCCTCCCGGAGAACTTTGACTACATCGGCTCCAGTCCGGAGGAGACGCTGTCGCTGTGCGAGAGCCTGACGGGAGAAACCATCTCGAGATACACTCGGCTGGCCAG GAAGTCGGACGTGTGGCTGTCTCTCGGAGGATTTCACGAGCGAGGACATGACTGGGAGTCGGACAGACGCATCTACAACACTCACCTCATAATTAACAATAAAG gggaCGTGGTTTCGGTTTACAGGAAGTCCCACTTGTTTGACGTGGAGCTGCCAGAAAAAGGAGTCTCCCTTAAAGAAAGCGCCTTCACCATCCCCGGACCCTGCCTGGTGCCTCCGGTCCAAACTCCCATCGGCAAG GTGGGCCTGGCCACCTGCTATGATTTGCGATTCCCCGAGTTATCGCTGGCTCTGCGGCGGCGCGGGGCGGAGGTCCTGACCTACCCTTCGGCCTTCACCGTGGCGACGGGGGCGGCTCACTGGGAG gtgCTGCTCCGCGCCCGCGCCATCGAGAACCAGTGCTTCGTGCTGGCGGCGGCGCAGGTCGGCCGGCACGGCGAGAGGCGGCGGTCGTACGGCCACGCGCTGGCGGTGGACCCGTGGGGCGAGGTGCTGGCCGActgcgggggggaggggcccgGCGTGGCGCTGGTGGAGATCGACCCGGAGAAGGTCGGCAGCACCAGGAGGAACATGCCGGTCCAGCGGCACCGCAGGGACAGCGGGTTCTACCGCGGGCTGCAGGAGGCTTGa